Proteins from a single region of Corynebacterium casei LMG S-19264:
- the selD gene encoding selenide, water dikinase SelD, protein MTPKLTSFAAGGGCACKIPAGQLESAIAGLIGNDDPNVIVGLEDGDDASAIRINGDTAVISTADFFTPMLDDPYDWGRVAAANALSDVYAMGGDPITAINLVGWPVDLLGLDVLRDVLRGGMDVCNEAGISVTGGHSITAPEPIYGMSVTGIASPDKLMRNDSAEAGLPLTLTKGIGVGIFNNKHKATGEVSAEAVESMTTLNREASKAAVAAGHKAATDITGFGLLGHLYKMCRASGINAEINFADVPEIPGAKQALADGFVPGGSRRNLDWVREHLDVTNSSLTEEDLIFLADAQTSGGLLVVGEVPGYPVIGRTISRPSGPDSGAYITIN, encoded by the coding sequence ATGACACCAAAACTTACCTCTTTCGCGGCCGGCGGCGGCTGCGCATGCAAGATTCCTGCAGGTCAGCTTGAGTCCGCAATTGCCGGGCTTATTGGCAACGATGACCCCAACGTCATTGTTGGATTAGAAGACGGTGATGACGCCTCCGCCATTCGCATCAACGGCGACACCGCAGTGATTTCCACGGCGGACTTTTTCACGCCGATGCTCGACGACCCCTATGACTGGGGGCGGGTGGCCGCCGCAAATGCGCTTTCCGATGTCTACGCCATGGGCGGCGACCCCATCACCGCCATCAACCTTGTTGGTTGGCCAGTGGATTTGCTTGGCCTCGATGTGCTGCGCGATGTGCTGCGCGGCGGCATGGACGTGTGCAACGAAGCCGGTATTTCTGTCACCGGCGGGCACTCCATTACCGCGCCGGAGCCTATTTACGGCATGTCTGTTACCGGAATTGCCAGCCCCGACAAGCTTATGCGCAACGATTCCGCGGAAGCCGGCCTTCCCCTGACGCTGACCAAGGGCATCGGCGTCGGCATTTTTAACAACAAGCACAAGGCCACCGGCGAAGTCTCCGCTGAGGCCGTCGAATCCATGACCACACTTAACCGCGAAGCTTCCAAGGCCGCGGTTGCCGCGGGCCACAAGGCCGCCACCGACATCACCGGCTTCGGGCTGCTCGGCCACCTGTACAAGATGTGCCGCGCATCCGGCATCAACGCCGAAATCAACTTCGCCGACGTCCCAGAAATCCCCGGCGCCAAGCAAGCTCTTGCCGATGGCTTCGTCCCCGGCGGCTCCCGCCGCAACCTCGACTGGGTCCGCGAACACCTAGACGTCACCAACTCTTCCCTTACCGAGGAGGACCTGATCTTCCTCGCCGACGCCCAAACCTCCGGCGGCCTGCTTGTAGTCGGCGAAGTCCCAGGTTATCCAGTCATCGGCCGCACCATCTCCCGACCTTCCGGTCCTGATTCCGGGGCCTACATCACCATCAATTAG
- the nrfD gene encoding NrfD/PsrC family molybdoenzyme membrane anchor subunit has product MPDFDEYRPPGSERRYRGGKKKKGNGPRKKRGAGAQDGSREERMAMDFEFANYYGQPVVKAPPWEWPIGVYFWLGGIGGGSALLAAGAQATSNKPLLRATRLTSIIAAGLGSGFLILDLGRPERFYNMFRVFKASSPMNMGSWLLGGFSGAAAVAAASEAAEMTKNVVPLPNVVHRVLHTAAGPAGIVSAVLGGPLAGYTAVLIADTSNPTWNGAKKHLPYVFVASASLASGGTAMITTPFEHAGPARALALTGVAADLAMVRVMEDNMEPEHVKHLKEGKPGKLMKASEYLAIAGGVGTALASVTKSRAVSVFAGGCLAAASLCTRLGVLGGGLESAKDPEATIGPQKRRAEARLRESGLTNSVITTK; this is encoded by the coding sequence ATGCCAGATTTTGACGAATACCGCCCACCCGGATCTGAACGTCGCTACCGTGGCGGAAAGAAGAAAAAGGGGAACGGACCGCGCAAAAAGCGTGGCGCTGGCGCACAGGACGGCTCGCGCGAAGAGCGCATGGCCATGGACTTTGAGTTCGCCAACTACTACGGCCAGCCCGTGGTTAAGGCTCCACCATGGGAGTGGCCGATTGGCGTGTACTTCTGGCTCGGCGGCATCGGCGGCGGCTCTGCTCTGCTCGCCGCGGGTGCGCAGGCAACCTCGAACAAACCGCTGCTGCGCGCAACGCGTCTGACCTCAATCATCGCTGCTGGTCTCGGCTCCGGATTCCTCATTTTGGACCTCGGCCGTCCTGAGCGTTTCTACAACATGTTCCGCGTGTTCAAGGCTTCGTCGCCGATGAACATGGGCTCGTGGCTGCTGGGCGGATTCTCCGGCGCAGCCGCTGTAGCTGCCGCATCTGAGGCAGCTGAGATGACCAAAAATGTCGTCCCGCTGCCAAACGTTGTCCACCGCGTGCTGCACACAGCTGCTGGTCCCGCCGGCATTGTTTCCGCAGTTCTCGGCGGCCCTTTGGCTGGCTACACCGCAGTTCTGATCGCCGATACCTCCAATCCCACCTGGAACGGCGCCAAGAAACACTTGCCCTACGTATTCGTGGCTTCTGCATCCTTGGCCTCTGGCGGTACCGCCATGATCACTACGCCATTCGAGCACGCCGGCCCTGCCCGCGCGCTCGCCCTGACCGGCGTCGCAGCTGACCTCGCGATGGTCCGCGTCATGGAAGACAACATGGAACCCGAGCACGTCAAGCACCTCAAAGAGGGCAAGCCCGGCAAACTCATGAAGGCTTCTGAATACCTCGCTATCGCCGGCGGCGTCGGCACCGCGCTCGCGTCCGTGACCAAGTCCCGCGCGGTTTCTGTCTTTGCCGGGGGATGCCTTGCCGCAGCTTCGCTGTGCACCCGTCTCGGTGTTCTCGGAGGCGGACTCGAATCCGCCAAAGACCCCGAAGCGACCATCGGCCCGCAAAAGCGTCGCGCCGAAGCGCGCCTGCGCGAATCCGGCCTGACCAATTCAGTGATCACCACAAAGTAG
- a CDS encoding 4Fe-4S dicluster domain-containing protein, translating to MAASTNQLTESTHAHGYDDYQRMAFFTDTSVCIGCKACEVACKEWNRNPVEGYNLTGNSYDNTGALGANTWRHVAFIEQDNERITKAREEGAKLVSLGMPTIGTSPADASAPAAPADTTPPDTDTFRWLMSSDVCKHCTNAGCLDVCPTGALFRTEFGTVVVQDDVCNGCGTCVAGCPFGVIERREDGGVSLKANHVEAQEVPEHAGINVFKKLKQLRPQGPDHTPGETMPIKNLGVAQKCTMCYDRLKMGEQPACSKTCPTDSIQFGTYENMLSAAQERVAELHRQGQTEARLYGANGEDGVGGTGSIFLLLDSPEVYGLPPDPRVPTADLPAMAKTFAKAVGAMGVAVAASFLVGRGGK from the coding sequence ATGGCGGCGTCGACGAACCAGCTGACCGAAAGCACTCACGCGCACGGCTATGACGATTATCAACGCATGGCCTTTTTTACCGATACCTCGGTATGCATCGGCTGCAAGGCCTGCGAAGTTGCCTGCAAGGAGTGGAATCGCAACCCGGTGGAAGGCTACAACCTGACCGGCAATTCCTACGACAACACCGGTGCGCTCGGTGCGAATACCTGGCGCCACGTGGCGTTTATTGAGCAGGACAATGAGCGCATCACTAAAGCACGTGAGGAAGGCGCCAAGCTAGTCTCCCTGGGCATGCCGACGATTGGCACTTCGCCTGCCGATGCCTCAGCTCCCGCCGCGCCCGCCGACACCACCCCTCCTGACACCGATACCTTCCGCTGGCTGATGTCTTCCGATGTCTGCAAACACTGCACCAATGCTGGCTGCCTCGATGTCTGCCCAACCGGTGCTTTGTTCCGCACTGAGTTTGGCACCGTCGTAGTTCAAGATGATGTCTGCAACGGCTGCGGCACCTGTGTTGCCGGCTGTCCTTTTGGCGTTATTGAGCGCCGCGAGGACGGCGGCGTGTCTTTGAAGGCCAACCACGTGGAAGCGCAAGAAGTGCCTGAACATGCTGGTATTAACGTGTTCAAGAAGCTTAAGCAGCTGCGCCCGCAAGGCCCCGACCACACTCCCGGTGAAACCATGCCGATCAAGAATCTTGGCGTGGCTCAAAAATGCACCATGTGTTACGACCGCCTGAAAATGGGCGAGCAGCCAGCCTGTTCCAAGACCTGCCCGACTGATTCTATCCAGTTCGGTACCTATGAAAACATGCTGTCTGCCGCGCAAGAGCGCGTGGCGGAGCTGCACCGCCAAGGCCAAACCGAGGCGCGCCTTTATGGCGCCAACGGTGAAGACGGCGTCGGTGGCACTGGCTCCATCTTCTTGCTTCTCGATTCCCCAGAGGTCTATGGCCTTCCACCTGACCCACGCGTTCCCACCGCGGACCTGCCGGCGATGGCGAAGACCTTTGCCAAGGCTGTTGGAGCCATGGGCGTTGCGGTTGCGGCCTCGTTCCTAGTTGGTAGAGGAGGGAAGTAA
- a CDS encoding PIG-L deacetylase family protein, with amino-acid sequence MERELLKPEEIERVLVVVAHPDDAEYGLSVAVNNFTAAGKEVGYLLLTAGEAGICDMEPAKTKTLRADEQRSACAEVGVEHLTILNFPDGEMEYGLEVRKAVAKEIREFKPDTVAVINFEFRASWGINHIDHRITGEAVVDAIRDTDNPWTHRDLSEQPWKADRLLISGSANPTHRLLVSEDDIQAGVRSPEQHKVYLEALPDHPKPADFIPAMVEGEGAEKYLSLQVVNM; translated from the coding sequence ATGGAACGTGAGCTGCTGAAACCTGAAGAAATCGAACGCGTGCTGGTAGTTGTTGCTCACCCTGATGATGCTGAGTATGGTCTGTCCGTGGCTGTCAACAACTTCACCGCCGCGGGCAAGGAAGTTGGATACTTGTTGCTGACTGCCGGCGAAGCTGGTATTTGCGACATGGAGCCAGCAAAGACTAAAACCTTGCGTGCCGATGAACAACGCTCCGCCTGCGCGGAAGTCGGCGTCGAGCATCTGACCATCCTGAATTTTCCCGACGGTGAGATGGAATATGGCCTGGAGGTGCGAAAAGCTGTGGCGAAAGAAATCCGTGAGTTCAAACCTGACACCGTGGCCGTTATCAACTTTGAATTCAGGGCAAGCTGGGGCATCAACCACATTGACCACCGCATCACCGGCGAAGCTGTGGTGGATGCCATCCGCGATACTGACAATCCCTGGACCCACCGCGACCTGAGCGAGCAACCTTGGAAAGCGGACCGGCTCCTAATTTCGGGGAGTGCCAACCCCACCCACCGCCTGCTGGTGTCTGAGGATGATATCCAAGCCGGCGTGCGCTCCCCAGAGCAGCACAAGGTCTACCTTGAAGCGCTACCGGACCACCCCAAACCAGCTGATTTCATCCCCGCCATGGTGGAAGGCGAAGGCGCGGAGAAGTACCTGAGCTTGCAGGTTGTCAACATGTGA
- a CDS encoding dicarboxylate/amino acid:cation symporter, whose translation MSDTSTRSEATNNKRFGLPKWATGFGAQVFAGLIIGLILGFIASGMSLQWLSDLLSGVGNAYVQLLRVMVPPLIFAAVVTSVANLRKVANAAALAVSTLVWFAITAFLSVLVGIAVALIMRPGVNSTVDPSSAADPSRVGSWTGFIQSIVPDNFIGLSASTSDDGVSLSFAALQLLVISLAIGIAAVKAGEAADPFLRFTESFLKVIQVILWWIIRLAPIGTAALIGKAVATYGWDALGSLGKFVLAIYVGLALVLAVVYPAVMKFNGINTIEFYKRVWPVFSLGFVTRSSMGVMPVTQRVTERYMGVPGEYASFAIPLGATTKMDGCASIYPAIAAIFVAQFYDIDLTLTHYLLIIFVSVIGSAATAGTTGATVMLTLTLSTLGLPLAGVGLLLAVEPIIDMGRTAVNVTGQSLAATIVAKRAKILDQDVWDAGAKGIEAAVSPSHKKEDAEVKA comes from the coding sequence ATGTCTGATACTTCAACTCGCTCGGAAGCAACCAATAACAAGCGCTTCGGCCTGCCCAAGTGGGCGACCGGATTCGGCGCCCAAGTCTTCGCCGGCCTGATTATTGGTCTGATTTTAGGTTTCATCGCATCCGGCATGAGCTTGCAGTGGCTCTCGGACTTGCTTAGCGGTGTCGGCAACGCCTACGTGCAGCTGCTGCGCGTGATGGTTCCGCCGCTGATCTTCGCAGCGGTTGTCACTTCCGTGGCAAACCTGCGCAAGGTTGCCAACGCGGCAGCGCTCGCGGTATCCACGCTGGTGTGGTTCGCGATTACTGCATTCCTGTCCGTCCTCGTGGGTATCGCGGTCGCGCTTATTATGCGCCCCGGTGTTAACTCCACGGTCGATCCATCATCTGCCGCCGATCCATCCCGCGTTGGTTCCTGGACTGGGTTTATCCAATCAATCGTGCCGGATAACTTTATCGGCCTGTCTGCATCGACAAGCGACGATGGCGTCTCTTTGTCTTTTGCTGCCCTGCAGCTACTGGTTATCTCCCTGGCCATCGGTATCGCTGCGGTTAAGGCCGGCGAAGCTGCCGACCCATTCCTGCGCTTTACCGAATCCTTCCTCAAGGTCATCCAGGTCATCCTGTGGTGGATCATCCGCCTGGCACCAATCGGTACCGCCGCGCTCATCGGTAAGGCTGTTGCAACCTACGGCTGGGATGCGCTCGGCTCCTTGGGCAAGTTCGTGCTCGCCATCTACGTCGGCCTCGCACTGGTACTCGCAGTTGTCTACCCAGCAGTAATGAAGTTCAACGGCATCAACACCATCGAGTTCTACAAGCGCGTCTGGCCAGTATTCTCCCTCGGCTTTGTTACCCGCTCCTCCATGGGCGTCATGCCAGTCACCCAACGCGTCACCGAACGCTACATGGGCGTACCAGGCGAATACGCATCCTTTGCCATCCCACTGGGCGCGACCACCAAGATGGACGGCTGTGCCTCCATCTACCCTGCTATCGCCGCAATCTTCGTTGCACAGTTCTACGACATCGACCTGACGCTGACCCACTACCTGCTGATCATCTTCGTCTCCGTCATCGGCTCCGCCGCAACCGCAGGCACCACCGGCGCAACCGTCATGCTGACCCTGACCCTGTCCACCCTGGGTCTGCCACTGGCTGGCGTTGGCCTGCTGCTCGCCGTCGAGCCAATCATCGACATGGGCCGCACCGCAGTCAACGTCACCGGCCAGTCCCTGGCTGCGACCATCGTGGCTAAGCGCGCAAAGATCCTGGACCAGGATGTTTGGGACGCTGGCGCCAAAGGCATCGAAGCAGCCGTCTCCCCTTCCCACAAGAAGGAAGACGCTGAGGTCAAGGCTTAA
- a CDS encoding PRC and DUF2382 domain-containing protein: MSKNVQDLLSATAYDNNGDKLGDVNEVFVDDDSGQPTFVDVNHGLFGMGNSLVPLRGHSIDGNNLTLAFPKDRIKDAPDFDTDKPLTPDQQTEIYDHYGISGASHVEGYTGGERPGTTTDTDTYSHGDAGATDTDAGAGVAGAGAAGAGVAGAGVAGAAANNPDFSSDNERPHPDFSDNVREYDAGASSTHTTDIPGNTAAETAAVGSTEVTENAGTTDTSEVASTQSGVPAGETRLRKYVVTETQTVEVPVTHEEIRVEQVPNSEEDDLQANTGGVDDDGVEGLNQK, from the coding sequence ATGTCTAAGAATGTTCAAGACCTGCTCTCCGCAACCGCATACGACAACAACGGCGACAAGCTTGGCGATGTCAACGAAGTCTTCGTCGACGACGACTCCGGCCAGCCAACCTTCGTGGACGTCAACCACGGCCTTTTCGGCATGGGCAACTCGCTTGTGCCACTGCGTGGCCATTCCATCGACGGCAACAATCTGACCCTTGCCTTCCCCAAGGACCGCATTAAAGACGCCCCCGATTTCGATACTGACAAGCCACTAACCCCAGACCAGCAGACCGAAATCTACGATCACTACGGCATTTCCGGCGCCTCCCACGTGGAGGGCTACACCGGCGGCGAGCGCCCAGGAACCACCACCGACACTGATACTTATAGTCACGGTGACGCTGGTGCCACTGACACTGATGCGGGCGCGGGTGTTGCCGGCGCAGGTGCTGCTGGTGCGGGCGTGGCAGGAGCCGGTGTTGCTGGCGCTGCCGCCAACAATCCAGATTTCTCATCCGATAATGAGCGCCCACATCCAGACTTCTCCGATAATGTTCGCGAGTACGATGCCGGTGCTTCCTCCACCCACACCACCGACATCCCTGGCAACACTGCCGCCGAGACCGCAGCGGTAGGTTCCACCGAGGTCACCGAAAACGCGGGCACAACCGACACTTCAGAAGTGGCCAGCACACAGTCCGGCGTCCCCGCTGGCGAGACCCGCCTGCGCAAGTACGTTGTTACTGAGACTCAGACTGTTGAAGTACCAGTAACCCACGAAGAAATCCGCGTCGAGCAGGTTCCAAATTCCGAAGAAGACGACCTCCAAGCAAACACTGGTGGGGTCGACGACGACGGCGTCGAAGGCCTTAACCAGAAGTAG
- a CDS encoding mismatch-specific DNA-glycosylase yields the protein MKFAQRRPSPMNGVKPSKQDLEQFRLAPVDDIVPAADETQRLRMLIVGVNPTPWTAAVNAPFAHPANRFWPSLQRGGIMSQLVDASAGLPDSALQEFADKRIGLTNFVSELATARASELTKEQLREGAARIVKMVSRLRPEAVAVTGITAYRDAFGLRKAKLGLQDPALVEVPAGWPRDVQLWVVPQPSGINAHENIDSLGAKWAAVWNATEPEAH from the coding sequence ATGAAGTTTGCGCAGCGTCGTCCCTCGCCCATGAATGGTGTCAAGCCGAGCAAGCAAGATTTGGAGCAGTTTCGCCTGGCACCGGTGGATGACATCGTTCCGGCAGCGGATGAGACGCAGCGTTTGCGCATGCTGATTGTGGGGGTAAATCCAACTCCGTGGACGGCGGCGGTCAATGCGCCGTTTGCGCATCCAGCAAATAGGTTTTGGCCATCGCTGCAGCGTGGCGGAATTATGAGCCAGCTTGTCGATGCCTCCGCGGGTCTTCCCGACTCCGCCCTTCAAGAGTTTGCGGACAAGCGTATTGGGCTGACCAATTTTGTGTCAGAGCTGGCCACCGCGCGGGCGAGTGAGCTCACGAAGGAGCAGCTACGTGAGGGTGCGGCTCGGATCGTGAAGATGGTTTCCCGACTGCGCCCGGAAGCGGTGGCGGTTACGGGAATTACGGCTTATCGGGATGCGTTTGGTCTGCGCAAGGCGAAGTTGGGTTTGCAGGATCCGGCGCTGGTGGAGGTTCCAGCCGGGTGGCCGCGCGATGTGCAGTTGTGGGTAGTTCCGCAGCCCAGCGGCATTAATGCGCACGAGAATATCGATTCGCTGGGCGCCAAGTGGGCTGCGGTGTGGAATGCCACGGAGCCCGAAGCACACTAG
- the pcp gene encoding pyroglutamyl-peptidase I, with amino-acid sequence MVRTILVTAFDAFGGEDINPSLEIARRLPHNIGDTHIITSEIPTEFALAAKVARQNIDKHMPDAVVCLGQAGGRHAITPERVAINLIDAPIADNAGALLVDAPINPAGPTAYFATLPVKSMVQAIRAHNIPAELSTTAGTFVCNFLMYSVLDYLASSDLDILAGFIHVPYIPEQHQQPAVPLDDLVAGITAALGALIADEPDEPTGDSLLGNLH; translated from the coding sequence ATGGTCCGCACAATCCTTGTCACAGCTTTTGATGCTTTCGGCGGCGAAGACATCAATCCTTCGCTCGAAATCGCGCGCCGCCTGCCCCACAATATTGGCGATACGCACATCATTACGTCCGAGATTCCCACCGAGTTTGCGCTGGCAGCAAAGGTGGCGCGGCAGAACATCGACAAGCATATGCCCGACGCCGTTGTCTGCCTCGGCCAAGCCGGCGGTCGCCACGCGATTACGCCCGAGCGCGTCGCGATTAACCTCATCGACGCACCAATCGCGGACAACGCGGGAGCGTTGCTTGTAGATGCCCCCATTAATCCCGCCGGGCCCACCGCCTACTTTGCCACGCTGCCGGTGAAATCCATGGTGCAAGCCATCCGTGCACACAACATTCCGGCGGAGCTTTCCACCACCGCCGGCACGTTTGTCTGTAATTTCCTGATGTATTCGGTGCTGGATTATCTCGCGTCCTCTGACTTAGATATTCTCGCTGGATTTATCCATGTTCCTTATATACCGGAGCAACACCAGCAACCTGCCGTGCCTCTCGATGACCTGGTTGCCGGCATCACCGCCGCGCTTGGAGCCCTCATCGCGGACGAACCTGACGAACCTACGGGCGATTCGCTGCTTGGCAATCTGCATTAG
- a CDS encoding DUF4185 domain-containing protein, whose amino-acid sequence MIGDLLGPELSEEIGLLVGDLGVMAQFGEGEEIAIIFGDSWRGNKLGNGDWIRIPGVVGVKQNGRIKILRPLNEGDIAQELVDIPEDGILTVIPSDIINIDGTLYMQGMRVRGIGNVLQTHIWRSTDNGQNWDRIGTAKPGFNSGMTNLISWAEGPDGYIYQASTQFQRKDDVYLQRFKPEDIANYGKWEYFQRDTGQWTGKIGKPILSTDVRAGELNLRYIEGHWVLAMFNEQRMAIEVRISREIDTDWNAIKPADVVVSGPWNQTQDENNFSQLYGAYIVPGSTLGHMDLVVSQWKTSDDSRYNSTQFNVKGLDKFFGVTPQTNTMLRMAPQMDESARGNQDVIEVSEAPNTELQQQSAATQGESVETLPEDITVVPLR is encoded by the coding sequence TTGATTGGGGATCTGCTGGGGCCCGAGCTTTCGGAAGAAATCGGCCTGTTGGTCGGCGACTTGGGCGTTATGGCGCAATTTGGTGAGGGCGAGGAGATTGCCATCATCTTCGGTGATTCTTGGCGCGGCAACAAGCTGGGCAATGGTGACTGGATCCGTATCCCTGGTGTTGTGGGCGTGAAGCAAAATGGCCGCATCAAGATTTTGCGCCCGCTCAATGAAGGCGATATCGCACAAGAGCTGGTGGATATCCCCGAAGACGGCATCTTGACGGTTATTCCGTCGGACATCATCAACATTGATGGCACTTTGTACATGCAGGGAATGCGTGTGCGTGGGATTGGCAACGTGCTGCAGACTCATATTTGGCGTTCGACGGACAATGGCCAGAACTGGGACCGAATTGGAACTGCCAAGCCAGGCTTCAACTCTGGGATGACCAACCTGATTTCCTGGGCAGAAGGTCCGGATGGATACATTTATCAAGCTTCGACGCAGTTCCAGCGCAAAGATGATGTCTACTTGCAGCGCTTTAAGCCAGAAGACATCGCAAATTATGGCAAGTGGGAGTATTTCCAGCGGGATACTGGTCAGTGGACGGGAAAGATTGGCAAGCCAATCTTGTCCACCGATGTGCGCGCGGGTGAGCTAAACCTGCGCTACATCGAGGGCCACTGGGTCTTGGCGATGTTTAATGAGCAGCGCATGGCAATTGAGGTGCGAATCTCTAGAGAAATCGACACCGATTGGAATGCGATTAAACCTGCCGATGTCGTGGTGTCCGGTCCCTGGAACCAGACCCAGGACGAAAATAACTTCTCACAGCTCTATGGCGCCTACATTGTTCCAGGCTCCACACTGGGCCACATGGACTTGGTAGTTTCCCAGTGGAAGACCAGCGATGACTCCCGCTATAACTCCACGCAGTTCAACGTTAAGGGCTTGGATAAGTTCTTCGGCGTGACGCCGCAAACCAACACGATGCTGCGGATGGCGCCGCAGATGGATGAATCCGCGCGCGGAAACCAGGATGTCATCGAGGTATCGGAGGCTCCAAACACCGAGCTACAACAGCAGTCCGCAGCCACCCAGGGTGAGTCAGTTGAGACACTCCCTGAAGACATCACGGTTGTGCCTTTGCGTTAA
- a CDS encoding IS1634 family transposase, translating into MQPRIRTVTTASGATAVQIIYSYAGGATSMEHLGSAHTDAELAALKAEAARRLQGNQLELGLDLDVTDIPAVRGTGTEEQPWEVTAQRSGYLLDAIDTAYRAIGLDVAADNDDVFAGLVTARILQPGSKYDSIRVLAEAGATSASYSTIKRRLPRYATDEFRDAVTAVCADHAGIGPTSLVLYDVTTLYWEADEGDGFREPGFSKERRIDPQITVGMLTDVNGFPLRIQAFEGNRAETKTFLPSVEAFMDTYDLHDVTVVADAGMISEANRRDLDAAGLSYVLGGKTRELPYPIWKWRNDHPGVEYTHDQIWVSRDPGDPAKGIRPSRTIYHYSADRARRTVKGIDESLRKARNIAEGKTPVKRNRYVKMGKTTKEVNLELASQHRELAGIKAYVTSRLDEDPMVIIGYYRRLFQIERSFRMAKSDLKARPIFHTLKQSIDAHLTVVMAALAVGRWLESASGWSLKKLVQTLRGYREMRINVGGHEAVAAVPLPPELVEIVSDIRRRAVGTPY; encoded by the coding sequence ATGCAGCCCAGGATCCGCACCGTGACCACCGCCTCCGGGGCTACTGCGGTGCAGATCATCTACTCCTACGCTGGTGGTGCGACCTCGATGGAACACCTCGGCTCAGCCCACACCGACGCCGAACTTGCCGCGCTGAAGGCCGAAGCCGCCCGACGACTCCAGGGCAACCAGCTCGAACTCGGCCTGGACCTCGACGTCACCGATATCCCAGCAGTCCGTGGGACAGGCACCGAAGAGCAACCGTGGGAGGTCACCGCACAACGCTCCGGCTACCTGCTCGACGCGATCGACACCGCCTATAGGGCAATCGGCCTGGACGTTGCTGCCGACAATGATGACGTGTTCGCTGGCCTGGTCACCGCCCGGATCCTGCAGCCAGGCTCGAAGTACGACTCCATCCGTGTGCTGGCCGAAGCCGGAGCAACCTCGGCGAGTTACTCGACGATTAAGCGCCGACTGCCTCGCTACGCCACTGACGAGTTCCGCGACGCGGTCACCGCCGTGTGCGCTGATCATGCGGGCATCGGGCCGACGTCACTGGTGCTCTACGACGTAACCACCCTCTACTGGGAAGCTGACGAAGGTGACGGGTTCCGTGAGCCCGGGTTCAGTAAGGAGCGCCGGATTGATCCGCAGATCACCGTCGGCATGCTCACTGACGTGAACGGGTTCCCACTGCGCATCCAGGCTTTTGAAGGGAACAGGGCGGAAACGAAGACGTTCCTTCCCTCGGTGGAAGCGTTCATGGACACCTACGACCTGCATGACGTCACCGTCGTCGCCGACGCCGGGATGATCAGTGAGGCCAACCGGCGGGACCTGGACGCCGCCGGCCTGTCATATGTCCTGGGTGGCAAGACCAGGGAGTTGCCGTACCCGATCTGGAAGTGGCGCAACGACCATCCCGGGGTCGAGTACACCCACGATCAGATCTGGGTCAGCCGGGATCCCGGCGACCCGGCCAAGGGGATCCGACCGTCACGGACGATCTACCACTACTCCGCCGACCGAGCCCGCCGGACCGTCAAGGGGATTGACGAGTCACTGCGCAAGGCCCGCAACATCGCAGAAGGAAAGACCCCGGTCAAGCGCAACCGGTACGTGAAAATGGGAAAGACGACCAAGGAAGTCAACCTCGAACTCGCTTCCCAGCACCGCGAGCTGGCAGGGATCAAAGCCTACGTGACCAGCAGGTTGGATGAGGATCCGATGGTGATCATCGGCTACTACCGGCGGTTGTTTCAGATTGAGCGGTCATTCCGGATGGCGAAGTCGGATCTGAAGGCCCGACCGATCTTCCACACGCTCAAGCAGTCGATTGATGCTCACCTGACGGTGGTGATGGCGGCGTTGGCGGTGGGTCGTTGGCTGGAGTCGGCATCGGGGTGGTCGTTGAAGAAACTGGTGCAGACGCTGCGTGGTTACCGGGAGATGCGGATCAATGTCGGCGGGCACGAGGCGGTCGCGGCAGTGCCGCTACCGCCGGAGTTAGTAGAAATCGTGAGCGATATTCGGCGCCGTGCCGTGGGAACACCGTACTAA
- a CDS encoding HigA family addiction module antitoxin → MKHEYEGNDLEVDMLASASLGELLQEEFLDRFGMNVHHLALAINMPVEQLEEAMSGNNRLCAELALRLSRYFGTSAHFWMSIDAHHSLEIARQQLGDSLFDIQPHGRSIFDGGENLAVVKK, encoded by the coding sequence ATGAAACACGAATATGAAGGCAACGACTTGGAGGTAGACATGTTAGCTTCTGCATCACTGGGTGAGCTTCTGCAAGAGGAGTTTTTGGACCGTTTCGGCATGAATGTTCACCATTTGGCGCTTGCAATCAACATGCCTGTTGAACAACTTGAAGAAGCAATGTCCGGAAACAATCGTTTGTGCGCTGAACTCGCCCTGCGACTCAGCCGGTACTTCGGTACCTCGGCTCATTTCTGGATGAGCATTGATGCACACCACTCGCTTGAGATAGCGCGCCAGCAACTGGGCGACAGCCTCTTTGATATTCAACCGCATGGTCGTTCCATCTTTGATGGTGGCGAGAATTTAGCAGTAGTGAAGAAATAG